In Prochlorococcus marinus CUG1435, the genomic window GACCAATAAAGACTTGAATTCATAATCAGGTTGATCCTCATAATTTGATCTCTTATCGGTATTTAGCCTATCTGAAAGATTAATTAATCCTTCTTTAGTATTCGGTTCATAAAAAACTATTTGTCTCGAATAATAATGTAAAGAAGGTTTTCTTATCCCTATCATTGATAAAGTTTCCTTTCCTTCTCGAATATCTGAAATTAATTTTGAGATATTTCTCAAAGGTAATTGCCTAGAAGTATCTGCTAATTTTCTTATTGGCGACATCAAAAAAGATTGTCCAAGTAATAGAAAAATTTGAAGGTAAAGAAAAATATTTTTAAATTTTAAAGTAAATAAAATTGTTGCAAGAAGTGTAAATGAAGAGAAGAACAATTTGGCTTTAAAAATTATGCCAGAGTCTTTTAGTTCAGATACCAGATTAGGTATTTCAGGATCATTTATTGTACTTAGCCAAATATTTGAGAAAAAGAATGCTATTGAGATGCCGAACAAAATTAAAATATTAAAAATCCACAAAATTAAAAAACTTTTATTCGAACTTTTTTTTAAATTCTTTAAATTTACATAGCTATTACTAATTAAGATTGCCGCTGCTGGGATTGCTGGCAACCAATAGCTTGGCAGTTTAGTAGCAGAAATACTAAAAAAGATTAAAACTGATATTAACCAACATAGAGAATATGTATAAAGGGTTTCATTGACATTGCTAATTTCTTTTGAACTTTTCAAGAAATCTTTAAAGGCTTTAAATATACCGTGATACAAAAAAGGAGTGAATGGTAATGAAGCCAATATCATTATGTAAAGAAAAAACCAGAATGGTTCTCCATGATTATTTACGACTGAGGTGTATCTTTGAAAATTATGATAACCAAAAAAATTGTCCCAAAAAGGCTTTCCTTCTTTTAATAGTTCTAAGATGTACCATGGAACACTTATTAGAGTTGTTATTAAAAAACCTTTCCGAGGGTTTATCTTGCAGAGCAAAATTTTCCAATCCTTCTGAGTGAATAAGAAAGATGTAATAGTAAATGTCGCCAAAACAAATGCAACAGGTCCTTTCGTTAAAATTGCAAAACCTAAAAATACCCACGCGGAAATGCATTGATCATTATTTTTACTGGCCATTCTTCTCCAGAATAAAAGCAAGCTGATCCCTATGGTTCCAGTTAAAAGAGCATCGCTCACAGCAGTTCTACTCCAAATAACTATTAATGGAGACAAAGCAAAGCTTAATGATGCAATTATTGGAGTAAGGAATTGCCTATCACCCTTCTGCGGCCAACAATACAAAGTATCTCCGATTATCAGCATTAAAAATAATGATCCCAAAGCTGAAGGAAGTCTTGCCGAAAGTGTCCCGAGACTATCCCAAATTTCGTTTTTTGGTAATGAGTAAAAAAAACCCATTAGCCAATACATTAATGGAGGCTTATCAAAACGGAACATTCCATTAACTTTTGGTGTTAACCAATCACCCGATTCACTCATTGCCCGTCCAGCAGCTGCAAATAAAGGGGGTGTTTCATCCACCAATCCTGTACTGCCTAGACCTAAGATAAATATTATGATCCCACAAACTAAAACTATCAGTAAGGTTAAAAACCTTTTTTTTGATTTAAGATGGATCATTTAATATTATTTATTTATATTCGTGCATTACCTTATTAAGCCAGTTCACTACCTTCTTAGCAAATATTTCTGTTGAGGCATTTTTTTCTACCCATTCTCTACATTTTTTACGCTTTATTTTTTCAATAATCTCTACATAGGAAAGCATATTTTTTTTATCATCAGGATCAGCGAGATACCCTGTTTGCCCATGCTGAATAATTTCACTAGGGCCTCCCCTTTTATAGGCTATGACTGGCACTCCACAGGCTAAAGCTTCAACAACTACGTTCCCATATGCCTCATTCCATTTCGGAGTATTTAGCAAAGCCCTACATTTACCGAGTTCTTTTTGTAATTCATTTGTTGATAAAAAACCCATCCAATCTATAGTTCCTTGAGGAAAAGATCGTTCTATATTTGATGCATAGGCCTCATCTTCTATAACCCCCCAAACATTTAGTTTTTCACCAAGTTCTTTTGCTACATAAACAGCATCCTCTAAACCTTTCTCAGGTGCCACTCTCCCAACCCAAGCCAAGGGTCCCTTCCTTGAATCTTGGAAAGTATAGTTATCCA contains:
- a CDS encoding glycosyltransferase family 39 protein, with translation MIHLKSKKRFLTLLIVLVCGIIIFILGLGSTGLVDETPPLFAAAGRAMSESGDWLTPKVNGMFRFDKPPLMYWLMGFFYSLPKNEIWDSLGTLSARLPSALGSLFLMLIIGDTLYCWPQKGDRQFLTPIIASLSFALSPLIVIWSRTAVSDALLTGTIGISLLLFWRRMASKNNDQCISAWVFLGFAILTKGPVAFVLATFTITSFLFTQKDWKILLCKINPRKGFLITTLISVPWYILELLKEGKPFWDNFFGYHNFQRYTSVVNNHGEPFWFFLYIMILASLPFTPFLYHGIFKAFKDFLKSSKEISNVNETLYTYSLCWLISVLIFFSISATKLPSYWLPAIPAAAILISNSYVNLKNLKKSSNKSFLILWIFNILILFGISIAFFFSNIWLSTINDPEIPNLVSELKDSGIIFKAKLFFSSFTLLATILFTLKFKNIFLYLQIFLLLGQSFLMSPIRKLADTSRQLPLRNISKLISDIREGKETLSMIGIRKPSLHYYSRQIVFYEPNTKEGLINLSDRLNTDKRSNYEDQPDYEFKSLLVVIDAYSARSEHWSNINHQKLGEYGIYHLWRIQKSDLNKYSKFLVNNGFKSDWKNRKVEKF
- a CDS encoding glycosyltransferase family 4 protein — protein: MRIVLISTPIGYLGSGKGGGVELTLNSLVSGLLSLGHSVEVIAPRNSKLCKSNEKAKLHLVEGEDQISWQHQNYKSPVSIPDNSLLANILEKGLDVAKQADVLLNMSYDWLPIWMTLNAEMPIAHIISMGSESLAISNLISKVYAKHPQNFAFHSKIQADDYPFIKNPTIIGNGFKLDNYTFQDSRKGPLAWVGRVAPEKGLEDAVYVAKELGEKLNVWGVIEDEAYASNIERSFPQGTIDWMGFLSTNELQKELGKCRALLNTPKWNEAYGNVVVEALACGVPVIAYKRGGPSEIIQHGQTGYLADPDDKKNMLSYVEIIEKIKRKKCREWVEKNASTEIFAKKVVNWLNKVMHEYK